A genomic window from Halorussus rarus includes:
- the acs gene encoding acetate--CoA ligase has protein sequence MPEEQDVELEARLAEQDEFEPPEEFVAQANVSDGSVYEEFEEEWPGCWEQAADLLDWETEYDTVLDDSNPPFYEWFTGGELNASANCLDRHLDERGDEAAIEWIGEPTDEENRTYTYEELHREVNEFAAALRDMGVGEDDVVTMYMPMIPELPIAMLACARIGAPHSVVFAGFSADALATRMNAADSEYLVTCDGYYRRGDPLEHKAKADEGLDDVEHDVSDVVVVDRLGGAYDHPMGENHSDYADLVAEQEGAEVEPVSRDAEDMLFLMYTSGTTGQPKGVKHTTGGYLAWTAWTSQAVLDIKPEDTYFCSADIGWITGHSYIVYGPLALGTTTMMYEGTPDYPEQDRLWEIVENYEADQLYTAPTAIRAFMKWGSEYPDRHDLSSLRLLGTVGEPINPRAWKWYYKHIGDESCPIIDTWWQTETGGMMVTTLPGVKNMKPGSAGPPLPGVDVQIVDTDGEEIGPGEAGYLTVQKPWPGMLRTLYQNDERYIDEYWAEYSDTDSDDPDDWVYFPEDGAKIDDDGYITVLGRVDDVINVSGHRLGTMEIESAIVGVEGVAEAAVVGGDHEMKGEAVYAYVITEDGYEGDDQMRDRIIEGVEEAIGPIARPEAVIFTPELPKTRSGKIMRRLLEDIANGDELGNTSTLRNPEVVRDIETKVRGD, from the coding sequence ATGCCCGAAGAACAAGACGTAGAACTCGAAGCGCGGCTCGCCGAACAGGACGAGTTCGAGCCGCCCGAGGAGTTCGTCGCCCAGGCGAACGTCTCCGACGGCTCCGTCTACGAGGAGTTCGAGGAGGAGTGGCCCGGGTGCTGGGAGCAGGCCGCGGACCTCCTCGACTGGGAGACCGAGTACGACACGGTGCTGGACGACTCGAACCCGCCGTTCTACGAGTGGTTCACCGGCGGCGAACTCAACGCTTCGGCGAACTGCCTGGACAGGCATCTGGACGAGCGGGGCGACGAGGCCGCCATCGAGTGGATCGGCGAGCCAACCGACGAGGAGAACCGGACCTACACCTACGAGGAACTGCACCGGGAGGTAAACGAGTTCGCGGCCGCGCTCCGGGATATGGGCGTCGGCGAGGACGACGTCGTCACCATGTACATGCCGATGATCCCCGAGCTTCCCATCGCCATGCTGGCCTGTGCTCGCATCGGCGCGCCCCACTCGGTGGTCTTCGCGGGCTTCTCCGCCGACGCTCTCGCAACCAGGATGAACGCCGCCGACTCGGAGTACCTGGTGACCTGCGACGGCTACTACCGCCGCGGCGACCCCCTCGAGCACAAGGCCAAGGCCGATGAGGGCCTCGACGACGTCGAACACGACGTCTCGGACGTGGTGGTCGTCGACCGCCTCGGCGGCGCCTACGACCACCCGATGGGCGAGAACCACAGCGACTACGCCGACCTCGTGGCCGAGCAGGAGGGCGCGGAGGTCGAGCCGGTGTCGCGGGACGCCGAGGACATGCTGTTCCTGATGTACACCTCGGGGACGACGGGCCAACCGAAGGGCGTCAAGCACACCACCGGGGGCTACCTCGCCTGGACCGCCTGGACCTCGCAAGCGGTGCTGGACATCAAGCCCGAGGACACGTACTTCTGCTCGGCCGACATCGGCTGGATCACCGGCCACTCCTACATCGTCTACGGCCCCCTCGCGCTGGGGACGACGACGATGATGTACGAGGGCACGCCCGACTACCCGGAACAGGACCGGCTGTGGGAGATCGTCGAGAACTACGAGGCCGACCAGCTCTACACCGCGCCCACGGCCATCCGGGCGTTCATGAAGTGGGGCAGCGAGTACCCCGACCGCCACGACCTCTCGAGCCTCCGGCTGCTGGGCACCGTCGGCGAGCCCATCAACCCCCGCGCCTGGAAGTGGTACTACAAGCACATCGGCGACGAATCCTGCCCCATCATCGACACCTGGTGGCAGACCGAGACCGGCGGCATGATGGTGACCACCCTGCCCGGCGTGAAGAACATGAAGCCGGGGAGCGCCGGGCCGCCGCTGCCCGGCGTCGACGTCCAGATCGTCGACACCGACGGCGAGGAGATCGGACCCGGCGAGGCCGGCTACCTCACGGTCCAGAAGCCGTGGCCGGGGATGCTCCGGACGCTGTACCAGAACGACGAGCGCTACATCGACGAGTACTGGGCCGAATACTCGGATACGGACAGCGACGACCCCGACGACTGGGTGTACTTCCCCGAGGACGGCGCCAAGATCGACGACGACGGCTACATCACCGTCCTCGGTCGCGTCGACGACGTCATCAACGTCTCCGGGCACCGCCTCGGCACGATGGAGATCGAGAGCGCTATCGTCGGCGTCGAGGGCGTCGCCGAGGCCGCCGTCGTCGGCGGCGACCACGAGATGAAGGGCGAAGCGGTGTACGCCTACGTCATCACGGAGGACGGCTACGAGGGCGACGACCAGATGCGCGACCGCATCATCGAAGGCGTCGAGGAGGCTATCGGTCCCATCGCCCGGCCCGAAGCGGTCATCTTCACGCCGGAACTCCCGAAGACCCGCTCCGGGAAGATCATGCGCCGACTGCTCGAGGACATCGCCAACGGCGACGAACTCGGCAACACCTCCACCCTGCGCAACCCCGAGGTCGTGCGCGACATCGAGACGAAGGTACGGGGCGACTGA
- a CDS encoding bacterio-opsin activator domain-containing protein produces MSGESRGDYLTTAEFERLRRRTETYREDLVVALAGRVGLRASEIARVRPADLREREYRGEVHYLVTVPEGDGETREAYVPPRVAHDLRKFATVNDVGRRDSVVDVSTRRVQMLVGEVADRTDDLRDVTCRDLRQHFARRLLVEEGVAPRVVQAVGGWASLRSLAPYLDDPATEDVLAAFADRAGRIDRRGSPEHPESAGRRPGSIASHRPDSTARRDRRPRAVDDRSRDLLSRAGALGEALADASTSEDVERAACDCLADAYRAVWICDDRGRTRTSAAPEGTDDAPADALDTAGVLDDSAASGPLTDDGPDVTVVEVTGGEADIDAVGGEADAGGPLAGCSLAVAPLRSNETVHGLFCVARETVSPADRTFLADAGRRVGRTLTAIARKQLLLADTGVELSLRTTDRGAFLVAASADLDCEFELEGVVPVEDHSLLYFVTVRGAAVGDVLERVADAEPVDEARLIRDYGDGALLEFAVSGESVASILVERGGTVRELSVEAGVADVTGVFSRRVDVRRVVEAVEAAFPETNLRSKREVEEPVRSAADVRRAVHDRVTDRQRTVLRAAYLSGYFEWPRGSTAEELAASMGVSSPTLHNHLRKAQQKVFDAVFDGPDRQAVPPEEH; encoded by the coding sequence ATGAGCGGCGAGTCGCGCGGCGACTACCTGACGACCGCGGAGTTCGAGCGACTCCGGCGGCGGACCGAGACCTACCGCGAGGACCTCGTGGTGGCGCTGGCCGGGCGCGTCGGCCTCCGGGCGTCGGAGATCGCCCGCGTCCGACCCGCGGACCTCCGCGAGCGCGAGTACCGGGGCGAGGTCCACTACCTGGTCACCGTCCCCGAGGGCGACGGCGAGACCCGCGAGGCGTACGTCCCGCCGCGGGTCGCCCACGACCTCCGGAAGTTCGCCACCGTCAACGACGTCGGCCGCCGCGACTCGGTGGTCGACGTGTCGACCCGGCGCGTCCAGATGCTGGTCGGCGAGGTGGCCGACCGGACCGACGACCTCCGGGACGTGACCTGCCGGGACCTCCGCCAGCACTTCGCCCGGCGGCTCCTGGTCGAGGAGGGCGTCGCGCCCCGGGTCGTTCAGGCCGTCGGCGGGTGGGCCAGCCTCCGGAGCCTCGCGCCGTACCTCGACGACCCCGCCACCGAGGACGTCCTGGCCGCCTTCGCCGACCGCGCGGGCCGCATCGACCGTCGAGGGTCCCCCGAACATCCGGAGTCCGCCGGACGGCGACCCGGTTCGATCGCGTCTCACCGACCTGATTCGACCGCGCGACGCGACCGCCGACCTCGCGCCGTCGACGACCGGAGCCGCGACCTCCTCTCGCGGGCCGGCGCGCTGGGCGAGGCGCTCGCCGACGCGTCCACCAGCGAGGACGTCGAGCGGGCCGCCTGCGACTGCCTCGCCGATGCTTACCGCGCGGTCTGGATCTGCGACGACCGCGGCCGGACCCGGACCAGCGCCGCCCCGGAGGGGACCGACGACGCGCCGGCCGACGCGCTCGACACCGCCGGAGTGCTGGACGATAGCGCCGCGTCCGGACCGCTAACTGACGACGGCCCCGACGTGACAGTCGTCGAAGTGACCGGCGGCGAGGCGGACATCGACGCAGTCGGCGGCGAAGCAGACGCCGGCGGTCCGCTGGCGGGGTGTTCGCTCGCCGTCGCGCCGCTCCGGTCGAACGAGACCGTCCACGGCCTGTTCTGCGTCGCCCGGGAGACCGTGTCGCCGGCCGACCGGACCTTCCTCGCGGACGCGGGCCGGCGGGTCGGCCGGACGCTCACCGCCATCGCGCGCAAGCAGCTGCTGCTGGCCGACACCGGCGTCGAACTCTCGCTGCGGACCACCGACCGCGGCGCGTTCCTGGTCGCGGCCTCGGCCGACCTCGACTGCGAGTTCGAACTCGAGGGCGTGGTCCCGGTCGAGGACCACTCGCTGCTGTACTTCGTCACGGTCCGCGGGGCAGCGGTCGGGGACGTGCTCGAACGGGTGGCTGACGCCGAGCCAGTCGACGAGGCCCGGCTCATCCGGGACTACGGCGACGGCGCGCTGCTGGAGTTCGCGGTCTCGGGCGAGTCGGTCGCGTCGATACTGGTCGAGCGCGGCGGCACGGTCCGGGAGCTCTCGGTCGAGGCGGGCGTCGCCGACGTGACGGGGGTGTTCTCCCGGCGGGTCGACGTCCGGCGGGTCGTCGAGGCGGTCGAGGCGGCGTTCCCGGAGACGAACCTCCGGTCGAAGCGCGAGGTCGAGGAACCGGTCCGGAGCGCGGCCGACGTCCGGCGGGCGGTCCACGACCGCGTCACCGACCGCCAGCGGACCGTGCTCCGGGCGGCCTACCTCTCGGGCTACTTCGAGTGGCCACGGGGGAGCACCGCCGAAGAGCTGGCGGCCTCGATGGGGGTGTCGTCGCCGACGCTGCACAACCACCTCCGGAAGGCCCAGCAGAAGGTGTTCGACGCCGTCTTCGACGGACCGGACCGCCAGGCCGTGCCCCCCGAGGAACACTAA
- a CDS encoding acetate--CoA ligase, producing MADRSSEETAGGREWVAPPEAFAAQANVTAADRDAFREAGWPDCWARAADLLEWDRPFDAVLDDEGTTRWFPGGELNASANCVDRHVAAGRGGETAIEWEGKLGESRTYTYWELRDEVSAFAAALRDMGVGEGDVVTLYLPMIPELPITMLACARIGAPHSVVFAGFSADALATRLAGADSRFLVTCDGYYRRGAALDLKRRADNARVSVDHAVEQVVVNRLDDEPAAGDHRAYADLVDAHAGEAVEPVARDADDLLFLIYTSGTTGEPTLVRHTTGGYLAHVAWTSHAVLDIKPEDTHWCSADVGWITGHSYAVYGPLALGATTVLYEGTPDHPETDRLWEIIERNAVDVFYTAPTSIRAFMKWGEEHPESHDLSSLRLLGTVGEPIDETAWRWYRDHVGGGECPVVDTWWQTETGGIVLSTLPGVDRMRPGAVGKSLPGIETAVVDETGRRVPDGEAGQLVVTRPWPGMARSLCEGTDWGARRTRVVDSAEQSPREDGEWQYVTGDNAVRDADGYVHLLGRADDVLKVSDRRLSTTEIESAIVGVDGVAEAAVVVRTDGDAIQRSEIHAFVSPASNVAGDDALRERVRTAAEEAIGPVAAPDEVTFAPSLPKTRSGKVVRRYLAAIANGEDLGDTSALRNPEVVGELESLLDRE from the coding sequence ATGGCCGACAGGAGTTCCGAGGAGACTGCCGGCGGGCGCGAGTGGGTGGCGCCGCCCGAGGCGTTCGCCGCGCAGGCGAACGTCACCGCGGCCGACCGCGACGCGTTCCGCGAGGCCGGGTGGCCCGACTGCTGGGCGCGGGCCGCCGACCTGCTCGAGTGGGACCGGCCCTTCGACGCGGTGCTCGACGACGAGGGGACCACGCGGTGGTTCCCCGGCGGCGAGCTGAACGCCTCGGCGAACTGCGTCGACCGCCACGTCGCGGCCGGCCGGGGCGGCGAGACCGCCATCGAGTGGGAGGGCAAACTCGGCGAGAGCCGGACGTACACCTACTGGGAGCTCCGCGACGAGGTCTCGGCCTTCGCGGCCGCGCTGCGCGACATGGGCGTCGGCGAGGGCGACGTGGTGACCCTCTACCTCCCGATGATTCCGGAACTCCCGATCACGATGCTGGCGTGCGCCCGCATCGGCGCGCCCCACAGCGTCGTCTTCGCAGGCTTCTCCGCGGATGCGCTCGCCACCCGACTGGCCGGCGCGGACTCCCGATTCCTGGTGACCTGCGACGGCTACTACCGGCGGGGGGCCGCGCTCGACCTGAAGCGCCGGGCCGACAACGCCCGCGTCTCGGTCGACCACGCGGTCGAGCAGGTCGTGGTCAATCGGCTCGACGACGAGCCCGCGGCGGGCGACCACCGCGCCTACGCCGACCTCGTCGACGCCCACGCCGGCGAGGCCGTCGAGCCGGTCGCCCGCGACGCCGACGACCTGCTGTTCCTCATCTACACCTCCGGCACGACCGGCGAGCCCACGCTGGTCCGCCACACCACCGGCGGCTACCTCGCCCACGTCGCCTGGACCAGCCACGCGGTGCTCGACATCAAGCCAGAGGACACCCACTGGTGCTCGGCCGACGTCGGGTGGATCACGGGCCACTCCTACGCGGTGTACGGCCCGCTCGCGCTCGGCGCGACCACCGTCCTCTACGAGGGGACGCCCGACCACCCCGAGACCGACCGGCTCTGGGAGATCATCGAGCGCAACGCGGTCGACGTGTTCTACACCGCGCCCACCTCCATCCGGGCGTTCATGAAGTGGGGCGAGGAGCACCCCGAGAGCCACGACCTGTCGAGCCTCCGACTGCTGGGCACCGTCGGCGAGCCCATCGACGAGACCGCGTGGCGCTGGTACCGCGACCACGTCGGCGGCGGCGAGTGCCCCGTCGTCGACACCTGGTGGCAGACCGAGACCGGCGGCATCGTGCTGTCGACGCTCCCCGGCGTCGACCGGATGCGACCCGGCGCGGTCGGCAAGAGCCTGCCGGGCATCGAGACCGCGGTGGTCGACGAAACCGGCCGCCGCGTGCCCGACGGCGAGGCCGGCCAACTGGTCGTCACCCGACCCTGGCCGGGGATGGCCCGGTCGCTGTGCGAGGGGACCGACTGGGGCGCCCGCCGGACCCGAGTCGTGGATAGCGCGGAGCAGAGCCCGCGAGAAGACGGCGAGTGGCAGTACGTCACCGGCGACAACGCGGTCCGCGACGCCGACGGCTACGTCCACCTGCTCGGGCGGGCCGACGACGTGCTCAAGGTGTCGGACCGGCGACTGAGCACCACCGAGATCGAGTCCGCCATCGTCGGCGTCGACGGGGTCGCCGAGGCCGCGGTCGTCGTCCGGACCGACGGCGACGCGATCCAGCGGTCCGAGATTCACGCCTTCGTCAGCCCCGCGTCGAACGTCGCGGGCGACGACGCGCTCCGCGAGCGCGTCCGGACCGCCGCCGAGGAGGCCATCGGCCCGGTCGCGGCGCCCGACGAGGTGACGTTCGCGCCCTCGCTCCCGAAGACCCGGTCGGGAAAGGTCGTCCGCCGGTACCTCGCGGCCATCGCCAACGGCGAGGACCTCGGCGACACCAGCGCGCTCCGGAACCCGGAGGTCGTCGGCGAGCTCGAGTCGCTGCTCGACCGCGAGTGA
- the mutS gene encoding DNA mismatch repair protein MutS — translation MPEADAEATGIVGEFLSLKAETDADYLVMQVGDFYEFFGEDAQEVADLLDLKVSQKSSHGSNYAMAGVPVDKLTPHLKQLVERGYRVAVADQHETADGHAREITRVVTPGTLLETTDAEARYLAGVVRADSDRYGLALADVTTGRFMVTEVEGEDADADERSSSSNRTQSDDAATDAVFTELYRFDPAEVLPGPEVRNDDAFLDRVRERTDAALTLHRADAFAPGRATHATTEQFGEEALASIGLDDGGSGSGRGKRRGDSPQVQAAGALLSYVEETGTGVKASMTRLQSYRGDDHVALDATTQRNLELTETMQGDREGSLFATLDHTVTSPGKRLLKEWLQRPRRDLPTLRERADGVAAFADSALARETVRETLGGAYDLERLASKAAHGSADARDLLRVRETLELLPEVADAVASDPRLSDSPLADIATRPDREAAAALREELDALVEDPPGTVTEGGLFRRGHDEELDEIIDRHEEAKEWLATLDEREKRETGISRLQVDRNKTDGYYIQVGQSQTEQVPDRYDRLKSLKNSERYTTDELDERERQIFRLEERRGELEYELFSELREQVAASADLLQSVGRALAELDALGSLAVHAVENDWIRPDLRESGDLRIEAGRHPVVERTTEFVPNDLRMDGAASPPDQENASGHADAERRFLVVTGPNMSGKSTYMRQAALITLLAQVGSFVPAASAEVGLVDGIYTRVGALDELAQGRSTFMVEMQELSNILHSASEDSLVILDEVGRGTATYDGISIAWAATEYLANQIEAKTLFATHYHELTGLADRLPGVRNVHVAADESDGDVTFLRTVEDGPTDRSYGIHVADLAGVPEPVVERSRDVLQRLREDKAVDVRGGETGGSGEGGTQQVVFDLDSGQFESGESESEGESAEEEGPELPPEQEEVLADVLDTTVNDLTPVEALSKIQEWKSELKESE, via the coding sequence GTGCCCGAAGCTGACGCCGAGGCGACCGGAATCGTCGGGGAGTTCCTCTCGCTCAAGGCCGAGACCGACGCCGACTACCTCGTGATGCAGGTGGGCGACTTCTACGAGTTCTTCGGCGAGGACGCCCAGGAGGTCGCCGACCTGCTCGACCTGAAGGTCTCCCAAAAGTCGAGCCACGGCTCGAACTACGCGATGGCCGGCGTCCCGGTCGACAAGCTCACGCCCCACCTCAAGCAGCTGGTCGAGCGGGGCTATCGGGTGGCGGTCGCCGACCAGCACGAGACCGCCGACGGCCACGCCCGCGAGATAACGCGGGTCGTGACCCCCGGCACGCTGCTGGAGACGACCGACGCCGAGGCCCGGTACCTCGCCGGCGTGGTCCGGGCCGATTCCGACCGCTACGGGCTGGCGCTCGCCGACGTGACCACCGGCCGGTTCATGGTCACGGAAGTCGAGGGAGAGGACGCGGACGCCGACGAGCGAAGCTCGTCGAGCAATCGGACGCAGTCCGATGACGCCGCCACCGACGCGGTGTTCACCGAGCTCTACCGGTTCGACCCCGCGGAGGTGCTGCCCGGCCCGGAGGTCCGCAACGACGACGCCTTCCTCGACCGGGTCCGCGAGCGCACCGACGCCGCGCTGACGCTCCACCGCGCGGACGCGTTCGCGCCGGGCCGGGCGACCCACGCGACGACGGAGCAGTTCGGCGAGGAGGCGCTGGCCAGCATCGGTCTCGACGACGGCGGGTCGGGTAGCGGACGAGGCAAGCGACGGGGCGACAGCCCGCAGGTCCAGGCCGCGGGCGCGCTGCTGTCGTACGTCGAGGAGACCGGGACCGGCGTGAAAGCCTCGATGACCCGGCTGCAGTCGTACCGGGGCGACGACCACGTGGCGCTCGACGCGACGACCCAGCGCAATCTCGAGCTCACCGAGACGATGCAGGGCGATCGCGAGGGGTCGCTGTTCGCCACGCTCGACCACACCGTCACGAGCCCGGGCAAGCGCCTGCTGAAGGAGTGGCTCCAGCGCCCGCGCCGCGACCTGCCGACCCTCCGGGAGCGGGCCGACGGCGTGGCCGCGTTCGCCGACTCGGCGCTGGCCCGCGAGACGGTCCGCGAGACGCTGGGCGGGGCCTACGACCTCGAACGCCTCGCGAGCAAGGCGGCCCACGGCAGCGCCGACGCCCGGGACCTGCTCCGGGTGCGCGAGACCCTCGAACTCCTGCCGGAGGTCGCCGACGCCGTCGCCAGCGACCCCCGCCTCTCGGACTCGCCGCTCGCGGACATCGCGACGCGACCCGACCGCGAGGCGGCCGCTGCGCTCCGGGAGGAACTCGACGCGCTGGTCGAGGACCCGCCGGGCACCGTCACCGAGGGCGGGCTGTTTCGGCGGGGCCACGACGAGGAACTCGACGAGATCATCGACCGACACGAGGAGGCCAAGGAGTGGCTCGCCACGCTCGACGAGCGCGAGAAGCGCGAGACCGGCATCTCCCGGCTCCAGGTCGACCGGAACAAGACCGACGGCTACTACATCCAGGTGGGCCAGTCCCAGACGGAGCAGGTGCCAGACCGCTACGACCGGCTCAAGAGCCTGAAGAACTCCGAGCGGTACACCACCGACGAGCTCGACGAGCGCGAGCGCCAGATCTTCCGGCTGGAGGAGCGCCGCGGGGAGCTGGAGTACGAGCTGTTCTCCGAGCTTCGGGAGCAAGTCGCTGCGAGCGCCGACCTGCTCCAGTCGGTGGGTCGGGCGCTCGCGGAGCTCGACGCGCTGGGCTCGCTGGCGGTCCACGCCGTCGAGAACGACTGGATACGGCCGGACCTCCGGGAGTCGGGCGACCTCCGCATCGAGGCGGGCCGCCACCCCGTGGTCGAGCGTACCACCGAGTTCGTGCCCAACGACCTCCGGATGGACGGGGCAGCTTCGCCGCCGGACCAGGAGAATGCCAGCGGGCACGCGGACGCCGAGCGGCGGTTCCTGGTGGTCACGGGGCCGAACATGTCGGGCAAGTCGACGTACATGCGCCAGGCGGCGCTCATCACCCTGCTCGCGCAGGTCGGCAGCTTCGTCCCGGCCGCGTCGGCGGAGGTGGGCCTGGTCGACGGCATCTACACCCGGGTCGGCGCGCTCGACGAACTCGCGCAGGGCCGCTCGACGTTCATGGTGGAGATGCAGGAGTTGAGCAACATCCTCCACTCCGCCAGCGAGGACTCGCTGGTCATCCTCGACGAGGTGGGCCGGGGCACCGCGACCTACGACGGCATCTCCATCGCGTGGGCCGCCACGGAGTACCTGGCCAACCAGATCGAGGCCAAGACGCTGTTCGCGACCCACTACCACGAACTCACGGGACTGGCCGACCGGCTCCCGGGCGTCCGGAACGTCCACGTCGCGGCCGACGAGTCGGACGGCGACGTGACCTTCCTCCGGACGGTCGAGGATGGGCCGACCGACCGCTCGTACGGCATCCACGTCGCGGACCTCGCCGGGGTACCCGAGCCGGTGGTCGAGCGCTCGCGGGACGTGCTGCAGCGGCTGCGCGAGGACAAGGCCGTCGACGTGCGGGGTGGAGAGACCGGCGGGAGTGGCGAGGGCGGGACCCAGCAGGTCGTGTTCGACCTCGACTCGGGGCAGTTCGAGTCGGGCGAGTCCGAGTCGGAGGGGGAGTCGGCTGAGGAGGAGGGACCGGAACTGCCGCCCGAGCAGGAGGAGGTGCTGGCGGACGTGCTGGACACGACGGTCAACGACCTGACGCCGGTCGAGGCGCTGTCGAAGATCCAGGAGTGGAAGTCGGAGCTGAAGGAGTCGGAGTAA